From the Lactuca sativa cultivar Salinas chromosome 9, Lsat_Salinas_v11, whole genome shotgun sequence genome, the window ACCTACCAATGCTTCTTGAAAACCTCGGAAGTTTTGTGCAAGCACACGCACCTCCAGAAATGAGCTTCGTGAGACTTCTAATCAATGGAGGTATGTCGTCTTTATGAAAACATGTAAACTCAAACTTCAGCAAATTATTGTCTGGGTGAAATGGGCAGGTTTTTAGGGTGAAATGTAACTCAGCTAAAGGACGAACCTTAAGTGATTTGTTCACTATACCAGAAGTATTATCATTTAAGCGAAACGAAAAAGATCTAAACCCCAAAAAGCCACTTAAGTCTAAGCGGACAAGATTTTTTAGACATCCAATGGGAGCATGAAGTTCTAACAAGTTATATGACCCTTCAAGATTCAGCATCTTGATATTTGGAGTCAGCCCAAGGTCAAGGGTCCTCAACTTTGAATGCATAACGGTGAGGGATTCAAGCTCTTGACATTCATCGGCTAGGTGAAGTTCTACCAAATCTTTGCAGCTTACAAGAAACAACATATTGAGATTAGGAACCAGCCTGAGGTCAATGATTCTCAACTTTGAATAGCTCATGCTGATGTGTGTGAGTATTGGGCATTCGGGAATGTGAAATTCTTCcaaatctttgcttccatgaagATCCATTCTCTTAAGATTTGGAGTCGGCCCAAGGTCAACGGTCCTCAGCTTTGGACCTTCAAGGTAGACGGATCTGAGCTTCACACATTCATTGGCCATGTGAATTTCTTCCAAATCATAGCAATGCATAACAGATAAATTCTCAAGATTCGGAGTCAGCCCAATGTCAAGTGTCCTCAACTTTAAATATTTGAGATTAAGGGATGTGAGATTTAGACACCTCGGGGGCATGTGAAATTCTACCATATCACCACCTTCAAGAAACAACTCCTCGAGATTTGGAGTCAGCCAAAGGTCAAACGGCCTTAACTTTGCACAATAAAGTTTGAGGGATCTGAGTTTTTGACATTCAAGGGGAATTTTAAGTTCTACCAAATCACCTAGTCCTCCAAGAGTCAATGTCTCGAGATTTGGAGTTAGCCCAAGGTCAAAGGTCCTCAACTTTGGACCACTGAGGCCTAGGAATCTGAGCTTTTTGAGAGCCTAACATAagcaaaattatataaaaaaaaatgaatattgGTATATGATATAGCAAAGCAATGGATAGCATTATAGTGAATTATATAAAGCAATTAATGAACCACAATTCTACCTTTCTTTCTCCCCCTTCCCAAAGTTGCACGATCTTGCTGTTGATCATCTCAAGTGCAACAAGATTATTTGCTTGAAATGTTTTGGGTAAAGACCCAAAAGGGTAATTGTTCCAATGCAGATATTGTAAAGCATCTGGGAAGTATGGACTAACTTTATTACAACACAGTAACCCAAAATCATTTAGACAATTTGGGTTCCGTTTAGCCCTATTCGAGTAAAGACTTTGCTGAGCCACATAAAGATACCGAAGTTCTTTCATCTTTCTAAGACCTTTCATAACAATTTCCGGATTTAGTCTCTCCTTGTAAAATTTTATACATCTTGTTGCTTTAGTACCCTGTAACCAAAAAGCAATTTCCATGAAACTTGTTTCATAACAAAGGAAAATGTGTTAGTTTCTCCAACTTATACAAATAAATATGatccttaccaagtcattagccAATATATCTTCAATCTCGTCATCAATCCACAATCGGCTATGTTTGTAAGGCATATCCGGGTGGGAACGACGAACAATATTCCTGCCCATTTCTTCAATATGGTCATGCATGCCTACACACTCACCAACATCAGATTTATCATTAAAAGTAATAAGAGATTTTTGCTCAAGAACCCTTAAACAAATTCTAGCATGAAATCCACAGCTTTCAAGTGCTTTGATTACTAAGTCTTTCGGCCAACCTTTCAGTATGGTTGCAACATCTAGAAATATTTCCTTGTAATCTTCATTTAAACCGGTATAGCTTAATTCCAACTTTTTTTTGAGTTTCCTCTAACGGAATTCTTTTAAGTCTAGTCAAGGCATCTACCCATTCAAGCTTACTTTTACCACAAAGAAAAGAACCCAAAACTTTGATGGTCAAGGGAAGACCAGCAGCATAACGTAGAACTTGTCTTGATAGCTCTTCGTACCCTTGAATGGGAATTTCTCTCCCAAATGCATACCTATTGAAGAGGCAAATTCCTTCCGTATCTGATAACAGATTAACATTATGAATAAACTTTACTCCATGTGCTACTAGCACTTGCTCATCTCTTGTTGTAATGATAATTATACTTCCCGGCTTAAACCAACTAGGGTCACCCGCTAACGCCTGTAATTGTTCCATACAATCCACATCATCTAGAACAAGAAGAACCTTTCTACCACGCATCATCCTCCACATCATGTTTTCCCCCTCATTTTCACTACTTACGTTGATTCCTTGATCATTCAAGACATCTGAAAGAATTTGCTTTTGCAACGACTTTAAACCGGACAAGGAAGCGTTGGAAACTTCCCTGACATTCTCAATGAAGCTTTTACCTTCAAACTGAAAAGATATTGTATTAAAAATAGCTCTGGCCAGTGTTGTCTTCCCACCACCTCCTATCCCCCAGATCCCAATCATACTAACATCATCAGGAGCAGTTCCTAATGATGATACAATATTGTTGATCCGGGCCTTCATGCCTACTAAGTTTTCATCAATGCGGACATTAATGGAACGCAACTCTAGTGAAAGCTTTTCAACAATTTGTTGAATGACTTTAGCTTCATGCCTGCATTTTAGAGAAGATTTAGTTAGCCTACTCAAATCCTACAAAACAATTACTTTCAAATCTATAAATTAAAATACAAACTTATATTTCATGTTTAataatatttcatatttaatCTTTCAGCAAGACTCATGAACAAAGTTAAGATTTGGATATCCAACATGATAGGCCATGTCCGAGCCTTATACATCCTAGGTAAACTCAgattagaaagaaagaaattaaaTGAAACAATATCGTAGAGAGATGATGAAGGAATTACCCATCAGCAGTGTTCTTCAACTCCCAACCGGCCACATCAGCTGCTTCTTTCAAAGCCTTTCTCCATTTCCCAGCAgcctcttcattttcatgtttgGCAAAGGCTTCTCCAAATTCCCCGATTTGATTGCGGACTTCGGAGGGTTCCACATAATAGAAGACGGGGTAAACAATATGTGTGGTTGTCTTGTGACACTCCATTATCTTTAGAAGCTCATTCAAACACCAAGATGAAGATGCATAATTCTTGGACAAGACAATGATAAAGAACTTTGAGTCTTCGATGGATCCCATGAGCTCATCACTGATCCTTTTCCCTTTATCGATTCTCTCGTCGTCCTTGTAAGTGTCAATGCCCTTCTGCTGAAGAGCAGAATAAAGATGATCAATGAAGTTCTTACGGGTATCTTCACCCCTAAAGCTCAAAAACACATCATACTTAAAGCTCTTGTGAATGGATGAAGTGGAGGAAAAGGCCATTGATTAGAAGGTATATGCTTGAAGTAATGTATAATTAAACTAAAATCTTTGCTGTGGGAAATGTATAAGAAACAATTGCAAAGAAACTTTGATGAGATCTAATGAATAACCCAGAGAATGCATGTTAAGAAGATAATTGGTGATGTGATGTGAAGGTGATGCTCTTGTTTGGAAACTTTGGAATTAGGTAGAGAAGAAAAGACAACTAGCAGTGACAGCGAATAATTAACCTATGAAAACTAGCAGTGACAGCGATGTATTTGTTTGTGAGGACACAAAATGCTCATATTTGTTAAAACATAAAAGGAAGACAAGAAAATCATACGTTTTTAACGCATTGACAGCTGTTGTAGTTTCATCCTTTTGTAATCCAATATCATTCCTATATGTTGTAGACTTGTTCAACTAAAATGAATTTTGCCCCAGTCTTCTTTATTTTTCTTATAGAAGAAAATTTACAACCCTAATTAAAGATTCACGGCAGCAGTTTAAGCACACGTAAATATTACTTAATATACTTTAGCAACAAGTTTAGTGAAGGTCTTCGTAGCAGTCTAGCAGACACCAATCAATGCACATAACCTTGTATAGAGAGTTAAAACTTTATTGAATGTAGCTAACAAATCAGAATATATCTTTAAGACATGTAGCAACTTCAAGCAATGCATTAAACACACACCACCAAATCAAACGTAACTTAAACCCTAGGTGGGGTCAAATGAAATCTGGAAAcaagaaaataacaaaaaacaACACAGTCGTGATTAATTAAATTCAGTAAGAGCATGGATTATTTTGATAAGAcgaaattacataaatggtccctgtagtttaCCAAAGGTCATAAACTCAGTACCTGCTAACATAAACAATACATACACATGGTTACTAGCTTGAAAATATCCATAACAAGGATAAGTATACCAATATCAAATACCTTGTACTGCTTCAACTTAATTAGTCCATCAATTTCTACCAAATCCCCAGGTTCTGTTCCAAGAACAACAATTAATTGGAAAGTATGATGGTTAAAGAAACTTGATTACATAGACTGAAGTAAGCCAAATAGTTTCCAAAAGTAGTTGGGCAAATCATCTTGTGTGTAGAGTGTAGACCACTTCCCAGAACTCCTAATTGCAGGAAATGGTTCAGATGTTAGTAGGACAAATAGTAACATGAATACATTTTCAtatgcaaaagatgcaaaatgAAGATGGAATATAGTATACTACTTTTACCTGTGTGGTAATTTACATGAAATCAACACTGAGTTGTCAGAATTTCAACATCTGATTCTTACTTCACCATTTGGATTTGATTTTAAACTCGAATAAGGCTCCAAATTTAACACAAATGATAAAGAAGCTATTCTCTGAAGCCAAGCTTAAAACTATAACACGGGCATGGGTTCTtcctgtatgtatgtatgtataattattgatttttagATGAAATTTTTTAATGTTGTCTATCCATTTCAAAATTCAGATGAAAGTAAGATGCATGATTAATGGAAAACTGAGAAAGTACCTTGTAGAATAGTTCCTGCTTGCTGTGGATGTAAAATCACACGACCGAAAGAAGCCCTCTCTACATGTTCCAACATATATAAAAAAGTATTTCTGGAACAAATCTTGCTGCTCTAAAAATCTGACATCTCTAATCACAATATGTCCTTGGGTAACTTCTCAAAAGCCGATAAGACTTATGTGTAGAAGATGTAGACAACAAACATAACTCCTCTTGGGTACCTCTGCATTaacagatttagggttttttctGTATCTATTGATTGAAAAGTGTACAGAATAAATACACAAGGAAACTCAAGAAAAGGAAACTATTCTATGGAATCCCTTGATTATAGGGATTACCTACAATTAAGATTATAATTAGCTACCATCTTTCCTACAATAAATACAGAATAATTTACATTTTCCCACACTCCCCCTCAAGCTGGTGAGTGGGAGTTTCCCATTCCCAGCTTGGATAAGATTCTTTCAAACATTGGTGTACTTAGCCCTTTGGTGAAGACATCTGCCAGTTGTTCATGAGTAGGCACAAATGGGGTACAAATTAAGCCACTGTCTAACTTCTCCTTGACAAAATGTCTGTCAACTTAAACATGCTTTGTCCGATCATGCTGAACTGGATTGTGAGCTATGTTTATTGCAGACTTATTGTCACAATAGAGCTTCATAGGTCCCTCCCAGTTGATCCTTAGATCTTCAAGGATAATTTTCAGCCATAATAGCTCACATATACCGTGTGCCATTGCCCGAAATTCTGCTTCAGCACTAGATCGTGCCACCACGCTTTGCTTCTTGCTTCTCCATGTCACAAGGTTTCCTCCTAAGAGAGTGCAATACCCTGTTATAGATCTACTGTCAACTGATGACGTAGCATAGCTTGAATCGGTGTATGCCTCAAGTGTCACACAATTATTTCTTTCAAACATGATCCCTTTCCCTGGTGCTCCTTTGAGATACTGTAAAATCCGATGTGCTGCTCGCAAATGGGTTTCCTTTGGATTATGCATAAATTGGCTGACCATGCTTACAGCATAAGCTATGTCAGGTCTGGTATGAGACAAATATATAAGATTCCCCACAAGGCGTTTCCACATTCATGACTTGCTTCCATTTTTCATTAGATAATGCCTCAGACAAATTAGTAGGAATGGTAATGGAGTTGAGATTGACAAGAAATGCTTTGTATGTAGGAGAGAACTTTTGAAAGAGGTGTAGTGTGATAAGGGATACAATGGTTTTTTTGTGCATTCTCTTGTTCCTTTTCTAAAGGCAATGGGCAGATTTTGATCGCCTGTTTGAGATTCAATTTCACTTTATAAGGGTATAGAATCAGAGATTATTACCCCATTTGAAGGAtcaaaaggactagaatcggacACTTGGACTTGCTCGGGTCTAGGAATGTTCTTCTTTTGTCTCGAGTATACCAGGTTCTTTCTAAACCGTGTGGATTCAGGTTCTGGAATAGTTTCACTAACTGGAACCGTTGAGACTATTTCTGGATTAGAGACAGAATCATGGGTAGGAGTACTTGGGGGATTAGGTTGGGATGATGTAGGAATAGATGTGGAATGGGATGATGAAGGAGTAAATGTGGATTGAGAATGTGATGTAACTGTTTCTGTTTCTGGATCATGTTCAGGGATATGACTCGAGTGAGAATGGGATGATGTAGGCAAAGATGTAGATAAGTCATGGAAAAGATCTTCCAAGCTTCCATTATCTTCCTTACAATTATCCCCCTGAAGATAAGGTTGGGTGAAGTAGGGATTGTTTTCGCTAAAGGCTACATCCCTTGAAACAAAGAACCTTCTAGATGGAGGGTGATAGCATTTTTACGCTTTCTGGGTTGAGGAATATCCCAAAAAAACACACTTTAGAGCCCGGGGATCAAGTTTGTTTCTTTCTTGGCTATGGATGTGAACAAATGAAATACATCCAAAGATGCGCGGAACATGATTGTTGGAAGTGGACACATTCGGGTAGAAGGAAGAAATTACATCCATCGGACTTTTGAATCCAAGAACTCGGGTAGGAAGTCTATTTATAAGGTAAGTTGCTGTGAGCACAACATCTCCCCAAAAATATTTTGGAATAATAATGCTCTAGTTTGATCTAATAAATGCCCATTTTCCTCTTTGACActccgttctgttgaggcgttTTAACACATGAAGATTCTTGAATTATTctctctttttgaaaataagaaGTGAGAGTTTGATTGAAATAATCTCGAGCATTATCAGATCTTATCCTTTGAATTTTGACTCCAAATTGGTTTTTTATCATTAAAATGAAATTAGGGAGAATAGTGCTAACATATGATTTATGCTTTAACAGAAACACCCAAGTAACCCGTGTACAATCATCAATGAATGTCACGAACCATCGTGCACCCGACACATTACAAAATATTAGATGGACCCCATATATCAGTATGAATAAGATAAAAAGGATAATTGCTTCTTTATtactagggatgagcaaaaggaccggggaaccggccggaaccggtccTGGAACCAGAACCGGTCTCGGAACCGGCatccgatggaaccggtcgggctgGGACCTATACTATAAATTTGTGATTATTTGGAACCGGGACCCGGAAAGAACCGGCTATTGGAACCGGCCCAAAACCGGGAACCGGCCCGGCTAGAAAACGTTGTCACGTAATGACGTTCACGATCGATCCCACCTCCTGCTTGCGATACacacaagaaaaaaaaacttcttcTTCCCATCTAGTCTCAAATCGCAATCAGtctcataacaaaaaaaaaagcaatCGTTCTTGTGAGTCACGGCCACGATCCCAACTCCCCAAGTCACGAACCCTACTCTCTTCAACAATCGGCAATCAGCATCACTTCATCATCATTCAATTCTTCATCTCCAAGTTTCCATCGATTACAAGTTTCCATCTCCAAGTTTCAATCGATCTTCAATTCTTTATCATCATTCATTGATTTTCATCTTCAATTGCTTCAATGATTCAAACTATGGATGTTCATGAAGATCAAGTAAGAGCATATATTTATATTTCATGTTTTAAGATTATATATTTCAATATTTGCTTCAATGCTTCAATGATTCGCCAAATAATGGCATGCATGCAAGTTTTTTTTCTTTGCTTTTGTTGTCTCCATTCCAAATATATGCATTGTTATCCCTACTTAATTAAAAGATCTTGATTCTTGATCATAGTCTCATAGTGGAGTACTCCTTTACGGATGAAAGGTTGTACATATAATATATGTTTCATGTTTTAAGCTCcatttaacaatgtactttgtaGACATACATGCAAGATTTTTGTTAGATTAGTTTATTGTTTTATAGTATGAATGCAATTATGTAAGATTGTCAAAACTACGAATTTGTTTACtacttttgttatataattaATGTGTAAAATTGACAATGTAGGATTTGGATGGGCTACCAAATGTACCATCATCAAGATACCGAAACTCGGATGCTCATGATGCCAATATTGAAGATGGTAATCCGGCTAATTGGATTGGAAAAGACTTTGATGACCAAGTAACATTAGTATTTAGCTCATTAGCAATATTTATTTCTTTAGCAATCTGTCCAAATATTAAATTGTGCATAACTAGTtcaatttaacttgttttgacctgaatctttttcctacatgtagattaggatttgtagttgagtttagactataaaaacatttgatttggttaaaaattgaatgagctacaagccccgcaaggaagggtgtcaaatatgattttttttttctaacaacAATAAAACGTGATGTGATTTTGTTGTTCAAATATACATAACTCATtcaatttaacttgttttgacctgaatctttttcctacatgtagattaggatttgtagttgaatttagactataaaaacacttgatttggttaaaaattgaatgagttacaagccccgcaaggaaaggtgtcaaatctgattttttttttctaacagcAATAAAACGTGATGTGATTTTGTTGTTCAAATATGCATAACTCATtcaatttaacttgttttgacctgaatctttttcctacTTGTAGATTAGGATTTTTagttgaatttagactataaaaacgcttgatttggttaaaaattgaatgagttacaagccccgcaaggaagagtgtcaaatctgattttttttttatatttatttttcagcATTTAAACGTAATATGACttattatatgttttattttgtgAATATAGGATTATGGAGAAGATTCAGAAGAAGATTATATAGAAGAAACACCGGCATGGAATGTTATACCAAGTGATGAATCAAACCAAGAAGAGGAGCCACAAGAACAACAACCTTCAAAAAAACGAAAATTTGCAACCACACAAAAACAAAGACAACCAAAAAAACCAACACAAACaaaaaaaccaccaccaccacaaaaaCGAACACAAGAAAAATACCCAACAAAAgcaaaaaccaaaaacaaaaaaaagactCAAAAGGAGTTAAGGGACCGGATTAACCCAACCAGACGAGGTGAGGGTAGAGATAATTGTACCGCTCCTGTTTGGAAATACTTCGAGATCGAATGGATAAAGGAGGACGATGGAATTGAAAGAAAGTGGGCCGAATGTAATTATTGTTTACATTTACTAGCCACAGATCCAAACCGGAATGGTACAACTTCAATAAACAAGCATTTTAATGGGTGCAAGTTAAATCCAGACAACATACCGAAACAAGTTGATGACAAACAACAAAAGTTGTCATTTACGAAAGCTCCTAATGGTGAGGGTCATGTATACACATGGAAACATGATGATACTAGGATCCAACTTGCCTTGCTAGGACTTTTCACCATCGGGGAACTACCATTTAAATTCATTGAAAACGAGACATTCATAGAATTTGTAAACGCCCTCAATGGTAGGGTGAAATTGCCTTCAAGGCATAAAATTTCTCGTGATGTTGTGTCATTCTATTTAATGGAGAGGCAGAAGTTGTACAAACATTTGAGCAACCCCAAAACAGCCATTCACTTGACAACCGACACGTGGACATCCTCGtgtcaaaagataaattatatggTTGTCACGGCCCACTTCATTACCGAAGATTTTGTCATGCACAAAAGGGTAGTCAACTTTAGAGAGGTTGATACTCACAAAGCTGAAGACATGGCCCGGGAGTTGCTAATTTGCATAAATGAGTGGGGGATGAAGAATGTCATGACGATGACCGTTGATAATGCCAAGACAAATGACGCGGCAATCAACATCATTGTGAAAGAACTACCGGGTATTTACGAGAATGACAAACATTTTCACATTAGGTGTATGGCTGATATCATAAACCTAGTTGTGAAAATGGGGTTAAAACACGAAGTTTATCATGTAAAAAACCTACAAGATGCGGTGAAATACATTAGAGCCTCCTCGCAACGGATCAAGACGTTTAAACAAGCCATGAAGGATGCGGCTGTAGAAAGTCAAAAGTTTTTGTGTGGTTAAACTCCAACAAGGTGGAACTCTACCTTTGAATTGCTAAGATCAGCGTACGATGTGAAAGACGCATTTCTCGAATATAGCCATCAAGGTAAATAAAAtcaattaatcaaatatattTCAGCACTAAAATTAGCAATATTTATTTCTTTAGCAATCAGTCCAAATATTAAATTGTGCATAACTAGTtcaatttaacttgttttgacctgaatctttttcctacatgtatattaggatttgtagttgagtttagactataaaaac encodes:
- the LOC111889669 gene encoding disease resistance protein RPV1 produces the protein MAFSSTSSIHKSFKYDVFLSFRGEDTRKNFIDHLYSALQQKGIDTYKDDERIDKGKRISDELMGSIEDSKFFIIVLSKNYASSSWCLNELLKIMECHKTTTHIVYPVFYYVEPSEVRNQIGEFGEAFAKHENEEAAGKWRKALKEAADVAGWELKNTADGHEAKVIQQIVEKLSLELRSINVRIDENLVGMKARINNIVSSLGTAPDDVSMIGIWGIGGGGKTTLARAIFNTISFQFEGKSFIENVREVSNASLSGLKSLQKQILSDVLNDQGINVSSENEGENMMWRMMRGRKVLLVLDDVDCMEQLQALAGDPSWFKPGNTEGICLFNRYAFGREIPIQGYEELSRQVLRYAAGLPLTIKVLGSFLCGKNYKEIFLDVATILKGWPKDLVIKALESCGFHARICLRVLEQKSLITFNDKSDVGECVGMHDHIEEMGRNIVRRSHPDMPYKHSRLWIDDEIEDILANDLGTKATRCIKFYKERLNPEIVMKGLRKMKELRYLYVAQQSLYSNRAKRNPNCLNDFGLLCCNKVSPYFPDALQYLHWNNYPFGSLPKTFQANNLVALEMINSKIVQLWEGGERKALKKLRFLGLSGPKLRTFDLGLTPNLETLTLGGLGDLVELKIPLECQKLRSLKLYCAKLRPFDLWLTPNLEELFLEGGDMVEFHMPPRCLNLTSLNLKYLKLRTLDIGLTPNLENLSVMHCYDLEEIHMANECVKLRSVYLEGPKLRTVDLGPTPNLKRMDLHGSKDLEEFHIPECPILTHISMSYSKLRIIDLRLVPNLNMLFLVSCKDLVELHLADECQELESLTVMHSKLRTLDLGLTPNIKMLNLEGSYNLLELHAPIGCLKNLVRLDLSGFLGFRSFSFRLNDNTSGIVNKSLKVRPLAELHFTLKTCPFHPDNNLLKFEFTCFHKDDIPPLIRSLTKLISGGACACTKLPRFSRSIGRLRR